From the candidate division KSB1 bacterium genome, one window contains:
- a CDS encoding cytochrome ubiquinol oxidase subunit I, whose amino-acid sequence MSALTAARLQFATTTVYHFFFVPLTLGLSILVAAMETMYVKTGDEAYKRMTKFWGRLFLINFAMGVVTGIVQEFQFGMNWSEYSRFVGDIFGAPLAVEALLAFFLESTFLGIWVFGWKRLPKVQHAVVIWLVALGTNLSAFWILVANSFMHEPVGFVIRNGRAEMTDFWALVKNPHVWVQFPHVFFSALTTAAFFVIGISAYHLWKKSADASVWRRSMKIGIAAAVIGTVAVVLNGHTQAQHMTRVQPMKMAAAEALWEGQDPAPLSLFSLFDEKNRRDIFAVKIPRLLSLLALNRLSGRVEGVNDVQKRYEELYGPGNYVPPVAVCYWSFRIMVGAGLLMALVAAYLAFGWIRTDLNYPSKALRLLVWAIPLPYLANTTGWILTEVGRQPWTVFGIMRVEDAVSPTVSAGWVTFSLILFVVVYGALMVVDVYLLRKFAVAGTHFKHQE is encoded by the coding sequence ATGAGCGCCTTAACGGCGGCGCGACTGCAGTTTGCCACTACCACGGTCTACCACTTTTTTTTCGTTCCGCTTACGCTCGGTCTGTCGATCCTGGTTGCCGCCATGGAGACAATGTATGTCAAAACGGGCGATGAAGCCTATAAGCGAATGACCAAATTTTGGGGCAGGCTTTTTCTCATCAATTTTGCCATGGGCGTGGTGACCGGCATTGTGCAGGAATTTCAGTTCGGCATGAACTGGTCGGAATATTCGCGCTTTGTCGGCGATATTTTCGGTGCCCCGCTGGCCGTCGAAGCTCTGCTGGCCTTTTTCCTCGAATCGACTTTTCTTGGAATTTGGGTCTTCGGTTGGAAGCGGCTTCCGAAGGTCCAGCATGCGGTGGTTATTTGGTTGGTCGCCTTGGGTACGAATCTTTCCGCCTTTTGGATCCTGGTGGCAAATTCTTTCATGCACGAGCCGGTCGGATTCGTCATCCGCAACGGCCGTGCCGAGATGACCGATTTTTGGGCGCTGGTCAAGAATCCGCATGTATGGGTGCAGTTTCCGCATGTCTTTTTTTCTGCATTGACGACCGCGGCCTTTTTCGTCATCGGTATTTCGGCATATCATCTTTGGAAAAAAAGTGCGGATGCGTCGGTTTGGCGGCGATCGATGAAAATCGGCATTGCGGCCGCCGTCATCGGCACAGTGGCGGTCGTGCTGAACGGACACACCCAGGCGCAGCACATGACGCGCGTGCAGCCCATGAAAATGGCCGCCGCCGAAGCGTTGTGGGAAGGGCAGGATCCGGCGCCTTTGTCTCTTTTCAGCCTGTTCGATGAAAAGAATCGCCGCGACATTTTTGCCGTCAAGATTCCGCGTCTGCTCAGCCTGTTGGCATTGAATCGGCTCTCCGGCAGAGTGGAGGGCGTCAATGATGTGCAAAAGCGCTATGAGGAGCTTTACGGTCCAGGCAATTATGTGCCGCCGGTTGCCGTTTGTTATTGGTCGTTTCGCATCATGGTCGGCGCCGGCCTGCTGATGGCCCTGGTTGCCGCGTATTTGGCGTTCGGCTGGATCCGCACCGATCTGAACTACCCGTCCAAAGCTCTGCGTCTGCTCGTGTGGGCCATCCCTTTACCCTATCTGGCCAACACCACCGGTTGGATATTGACCGAAGTGGGCAGACAACCGTGGACGGTTTTCGGAATCATGCGCGTCGAGGATGCCGTATCGCCCACCGTTTCCGCCGGCTGGGTCACCTTTTCGCTCATCCTCTTTGTCGTCGTCTACGGCGCTTTGATGGTCGTCGACGTCTATCTCCTGCGCAAATTTGCCGTCGCCGGTACCCATTTCAAACATCAGGAATAG
- a CDS encoding DUF1648 domain-containing protein, with translation MMFYITGRYYPRLPSRIPTHFDNRGQINGWGSKESVWLLPATAFVLFVLLSFAHRFPNLMNFPVRVTPENAQRQYDLARTFLRVIKASMLFLFLLLQWMTLSAALGLQTLLNKPGTLIALSCTLIFLPAMVYFYSAFRNR, from the coding sequence ATGATGTTCTATATCACCGGTCGTTACTATCCGCGGTTGCCGTCGCGGATTCCCACTCATTTCGACAATCGCGGCCAAATCAACGGCTGGGGGAGCAAAGAAAGCGTCTGGCTGCTTCCGGCAACGGCTTTCGTTCTTTTTGTCCTCCTGTCTTTCGCGCACCGTTTCCCGAATTTGATGAACTTTCCCGTCCGCGTCACGCCCGAAAATGCACAGCGTCAGTATGATCTGGCGCGCACCTTTCTGCGGGTAATCAAAGCGTCCATGCTTTTTCTGTTCCTCCTGCTGCAATGGATGACCTTGTCTGCTGCTCTCGGTTTGCAAACCCTTTTAAACAAACCCGGTACTCTCATTGCTTTATCCTGCACATTGATCTTTTTGCCTGCCATGGTCTACTTTTATTCGGCTTTTCGCAATCGCTAA
- a CDS encoding ferritin-like domain-containing protein, translating to MGKKGLEILRVDVDKLVGMLNEALSEEWLAYYQYWIGARVMEGPMRSEVEPELLLHADQELNHAVLLVNRIIQLGGTPVLNPADWMKLSKCEYEAPTDPYIEVVLEQNLRGERCAIQRYKQIADFTNGKDHTTHQMATTILNEELEHEQDIEDWLNDIERMKEDFRKLRL from the coding sequence ATGGGCAAAAAAGGTCTCGAAATACTTAGAGTCGATGTCGACAAGCTGGTCGGCATGCTCAATGAGGCGTTGAGCGAGGAGTGGCTGGCTTACTATCAATATTGGATCGGTGCGCGGGTGATGGAAGGGCCGATGCGCAGCGAAGTCGAGCCGGAGCTTTTGCTGCACGCGGATCAGGAACTCAACCATGCCGTACTGCTTGTCAACCGCATCATCCAGTTGGGCGGCACGCCGGTGCTGAATCCCGCCGACTGGATGAAGCTCTCCAAATGCGAGTACGAAGCGCCGACCGATCCCTATATCGAGGTTGTTTTGGAACAGAACCTGCGCGGCGAAAGGTGCGCCATACAGCGCTACAAGCAGATCGCCGATTTTACCAACGGCAAGGACCACACGACGCACCAGATGGCGACCACCATCCTCAACGAAGAGCTGGAGCACGAGCAGGACATAGAGGATTGGTTGAACGACATCGAACGGATGAAGGAAGATTTCCGCAAGCTGCGGCTGTAG